A window of the bacterium genome harbors these coding sequences:
- a CDS encoding nucleotidyltransferase family protein produces MMTLEEIKKVAVPICSEFKVKRLDLFGSIVRGADSSDSDIDLLVEFEEPNLQPSKRFFGLLHHLEDALRCEVDLLTVSSLKNPYFRRRILKEKVNIYEG; encoded by the coding sequence ATGATGACTTTAGAAGAAATTAAGAAGGTTGCGGTTCCAATCTGTAGCGAATTCAAAGTGAAGAGATTGGATCTTTTTGGATCGATTGTGCGCGGTGCCGATTCTTCTGATAGCGATATTGATCTACTCGTCGAGTTTGAAGAACCTAATCTGCAACCCTCCAAGAGGTTTTTCGGACTGCTCCATCATCTTGAGGATGCCTTGAGATGCGAGGTTGATCTGCTTACTGTCAGTAGTCTCAAAAATCCCTATTTTCGACGTAGAATACTCAAGGAAAAGGTGAACATCTATGAAGGATGA
- a CDS encoding HepT-like ribonuclease domain-containing protein, with product MKDDILKHLYDIREAALSISRFVSGKTFDDYIHDELLKSGIERKFEIIGEALTRIRRDDPTILEKIREYRNIVSFRNILAHGYDSIDDEIVWGIIEEDLGNLLEDVEHLIGEKNRTNE from the coding sequence ATGAAGGATGATATCCTTAAACATCTCTATGACATTAGGGAAGCGGCTTTGTCTATTTCCCGGTTCGTCAGTGGCAAAACATTTGATGATTATATACACGATGAATTACTCAAAAGTGGCATTGAGCGAAAATTTGAGATTATTGGGGAAGCACTAACCAGAATAAGGAGAGACGACCCTACCATACTTGAGAAGATAAGGGAGTATCGCAACATCGTGTCATTCAGAAATATTCTCGCACATGGCTACGACAGCATTGATGACGAGATTGTATGGGGAATCATTGAAGAAGATTTAGGTAATTTGCTCGAAGATGTCGAGCATCTGATTGGAGAGAAAAATCGAACCAATGAATGA